In Sulfitobacter guttiformis, the genomic stretch CCTTGATTGTGACGTCAGCAACAGGAATTTCCTGCTGACGGAAAAGGATCGGAAGCGACCAAGCACCAATCGCCACGAGGATCACGATTGGCACAACCGTCCATGCAATCTCGACGGGTGTGTGGTGGGTGAAGGACGCAGGAGTCGGGTTACGCTTGGCGTTATAGCGGAAGGCAACCCAGAGGATCAGCGCGGTCACAAACACTGTGATCACACTAATGATCACAAGAATCATACCGTCGAGCCACTGAAGATCAGTCGCAAGCTCGGTTACTCCGGGCTGGAAGCCCATCAAACCGTCAACAGGCTTTCCGATGATCTCAAGGCCTTGTGGATCAATGCTTTGTGCCCATGCTGGAAGGCTTGTAAAGCCAGCCAAAAGACCGGCAAGTGTGAGGTGCTTTGTCATCATATTCGTCCTGATTTTCTTGACCCTAAGTGGCTTATCCCGACAGGGATGCTGCCCTGCCGTTGTAATCTTGCGCCTTACAATCATATTCTGGTTACGAAAGAAAGTCCTATGCTTGCGTCAGATGGACGCGAAACGCACCGCCGAATTGCCATTCCCTTTAACGTCACGATGATCGTCCCCTTCCCTTCCCGCCTAACGGAGCTTACCCAGATGTCAGACGCCCCTTTTTCGCCCTTTGATGACCTTTTGGACCGGGATACAGCGCTCCGCGTCCTGCGCGAGGCCGTCGCGGGCGCCGATGACGGCGAGTTGTTTTTCGAGCGCAGCCGATCGGAGGCGCTGATGTTCGACGATGGCCGCCTCAAGACAGCCAGCTATGGCGCCGCCACCGGTTTCGGACTGCGCGCCGTGCGCGGCGAGGTTGCGGGCTACGCCCATTCAACCGAGATATCCGAAGCAGCCCTGAGGCGTGCTGCACAGACGGCCCGCCTTGCTGTTGGTGATGGCGGTGGCACATGGGCGGATGCACCGGTGGGGACCAACAAACAACTTTACACCGATCAGGACCCCATCGCAGGCGTTGGGTTTTCCGTAAAAGTAGAGACATTGCGCGAAATGGATGCATTTTGCCGAAGCCTGGACAAACGCGTTGTACAGGTCAGCGCCTCGATCGCCGCCTCGCTTCAAGAAGTCGAAATTTTGCGCCCCGAAGGAACTTCTGTGCGCGACATCCGCCCCATGACGCGTGTAAATGTCTCGATCATCGTCGAGCATGAGGGGCGCCGTGAAAGTGGCACAGCGGGCGGCGGTGGGCGCGCCTCACTCGACGGTCTCATCGCTGCCGAAGACTGGCAGGGCAAGGCCCGCGAGGCGCTGCGTATCGCCCTTGTGAATCTTGAAGCCGTCCCTGCCCCTGCAGGTATGATGGACGTGGTGCTCGGCCCCGGCTGGCCTGGCATCTTGCTGCACGAGGCCATCGGTCACGGCCTTGAGGGGGATTTTAATCGCAAAGGCACATCCGCCTTTGCAGGTCTCATGGGCCAGCAGATCGCCGCAAAAGGTGTGACTGTTCTGGACGACGGGACCATCCCCGACCGACGCGGCTCCATCTCCGTAGACGACGAAGGGACGCCCAGCGCCAAAAATATCCTGATCGAGGACGGCAAGCTGGTCGGCTATATGCAAGATCGCCAGAATGCACGCCTGATGGGTGTAAAAAGTACGGGCAACGGCCGCCGTCAAAGCTTTGCCCACATCCCCATGCCCCGCATGACCAATACCTACATGTTGGGCGGCGATACCGCTCCGGGTGACATCGTGGCCGACCTCAAGGATGGCATCTATGCCGTGGGGTTTGGCGGCGGTCAGGTGGACATAACCAACGGCAAGTTCGTATTTTCCTGCACCGAAGCATATCGCGTGCAAAACGGCGTTGTCGGCGCGCCTGTCAAAGGGGCAACCCTGATCGGTGATGGCGCTACTGCACTCCAACAAATCCGCGCCATCGGCAATGACCCCTCCCTCGATCCCGGCATGGGCAACTGCGGCAAGCAAGGCCAGTGGGTGCCTGTGGGCGTTGGCCAGCCGACCCTGATGATCGGCGGCCTGACTATTGGAGGTGCTGCGGCTTGATAGACCGGGCAATTCCGAAAGGATTGATTCACCCTCTGTTAACCAACGAGGACTA encodes the following:
- the tldD gene encoding metalloprotease TldD; its protein translation is MSDAPFSPFDDLLDRDTALRVLREAVAGADDGELFFERSRSEALMFDDGRLKTASYGAATGFGLRAVRGEVAGYAHSTEISEAALRRAAQTARLAVGDGGGTWADAPVGTNKQLYTDQDPIAGVGFSVKVETLREMDAFCRSLDKRVVQVSASIAASLQEVEILRPEGTSVRDIRPMTRVNVSIIVEHEGRRESGTAGGGGRASLDGLIAAEDWQGKAREALRIALVNLEAVPAPAGMMDVVLGPGWPGILLHEAIGHGLEGDFNRKGTSAFAGLMGQQIAAKGVTVLDDGTIPDRRGSISVDDEGTPSAKNILIEDGKLVGYMQDRQNARLMGVKSTGNGRRQSFAHIPMPRMTNTYMLGGDTAPGDIVADLKDGIYAVGFGGGQVDITNGKFVFSCTEAYRVQNGVVGAPVKGATLIGDGATALQQIRAIGNDPSLDPGMGNCGKQGQWVPVGVGQPTLMIGGLTIGGAAA